In one Komagataeibacter sp. FNDCR2 genomic region, the following are encoded:
- a CDS encoding trypsin-like peptidase domain-containing protein: MFRGTMSDVLRSNTTSSRRFRSHLMASLVAGTVAGGCLSAAVPARADDSGVIRPDTQIQQLPNFVNLVKQVKPAVVSITARIKDPDMSEEAGAGGGMPGGFPFPFPFQMMPQQGHQTVEARGSGFVISADGYVVTNNHVVKGASKVTVTLDDGTALPAKIVGRDSKTDIALLKVTPSGKLRFIELGDSDRVEPGEWVVAVGNPYGLGGTVTAGIVSARGRDIGDGPYDSFIQVDAPINRGNSGGPLFTQDGKVVGVNTAILSPSGGSIGIGFAIPSDTVKNVVDQLEKTGHVTRGYLGVTAQAITPSMASALGMKPSTTGAPVTGALVASVSAGSPAEKAGLKAGDVVTELNGQAIDTPHTLAVKVASIVPGTKTSVSYLRNNKPQTASIVIASLGKGGTADSTVGDAPHDADKGPRLGVTLAPLTPDLRQQLGLEDSVRGVVVSDVQAGSPAEQAGIHAGDVIQAVGEVPVENPRATVSAIRQALQANHSVLLRVVRNGQSVFVAVSPNADEGDAAAGEDDDQ; the protein is encoded by the coding sequence GGCTGCCTGTCCGCCGCCGTGCCCGCCCGGGCCGATGACAGCGGGGTGATCCGCCCTGATACACAGATCCAGCAACTGCCGAATTTCGTCAATCTCGTCAAACAGGTCAAACCGGCGGTCGTCTCGATCACGGCGCGCATCAAGGACCCCGACATGAGCGAGGAAGCCGGGGCCGGCGGTGGCATGCCCGGTGGCTTCCCGTTCCCCTTTCCCTTCCAGATGATGCCGCAGCAGGGCCACCAGACGGTGGAAGCCCGCGGTTCGGGTTTCGTCATCTCGGCCGATGGCTACGTCGTGACCAACAACCATGTGGTCAAGGGCGCCAGCAAGGTGACTGTCACGCTTGATGACGGCACGGCATTGCCCGCCAAGATCGTCGGGCGCGATTCCAAGACCGATATCGCCCTGCTGAAGGTCACTCCCTCGGGCAAGCTGCGCTTCATCGAACTGGGTGATTCCGACAGGGTGGAGCCGGGTGAATGGGTCGTCGCCGTGGGCAATCCGTATGGCCTTGGCGGCACGGTGACCGCCGGTATCGTCTCCGCCCGGGGGCGCGATATTGGTGATGGCCCCTATGATTCCTTCATTCAGGTCGATGCGCCCATCAACCGGGGCAATTCCGGCGGCCCGCTCTTTACGCAGGATGGCAAGGTGGTGGGTGTGAACACCGCCATCCTGTCGCCCTCGGGCGGGTCGATCGGCATTGGCTTCGCCATCCCGTCCGATACCGTGAAGAATGTTGTCGACCAGCTTGAAAAGACCGGCCATGTCACGCGCGGCTATCTGGGCGTGACGGCGCAGGCGATCACCCCGTCCATGGCCAGCGCGCTGGGGATGAAGCCTTCCACCACCGGCGCGCCTGTAACCGGCGCGCTGGTGGCGAGTGTCAGCGCGGGCAGCCCGGCGGAAAAGGCGGGGCTGAAGGCCGGTGATGTCGTGACGGAACTCAACGGTCAGGCCATCGACACCCCGCATACGCTGGCGGTCAAGGTCGCCTCCATCGTGCCGGGAACCAAGACCTCCGTTTCCTACCTGCGCAACAACAAACCGCAGACGGCCAGTATCGTCATCGCCAGCCTGGGCAAGGGCGGCACGGCCGACAGCACCGTGGGCGACGCCCCGCATGATGCGGATAAAGGCCCCCGTCTGGGTGTGACCCTTGCCCCCCTGACCCCGGACCTGCGCCAGCAACTGGGGCTGGAGGATAGCGTGCGCGGCGTGGTCGTGAGCGATGTGCAGGCTGGCTCCCCGGCTGAACAGGCGGGCATTCACGCGGGCGATGTCATTCAGGCGGTGGGTGAAGTCCCGGTTGAGAACCCGCGCGCCACGGTTTCCGCCATAAGGCAGGCGCTGCAGGCCAACCATTCCGTACTGTTGCGGGTGGTGCGCAACGGGCAGAGCGTTTTCGTGGCGGTCAGCCCCAATGCGGATGAAGGCGACGCGGCGGCTGGTGAAGACGACGACCAGTAA